In Panulirus ornatus isolate Po-2019 chromosome 40, ASM3632096v1, whole genome shotgun sequence, a single window of DNA contains:
- the LOC139761407 gene encoding AP-4 complex subunit sigma-1-like has product MTERGGSILRLISYFFTSCLYISEVYQGVIKVAERFKCLRYKAVVTMMHYMLIVSKDGNVQFSHYFTHINSNSRTALESRVASKCLSSDKDACHFLGEGDHTLVFRWFGPCLFIVAADDTENELMVYEFLSLYVSALHRYFGKFSERHVLFNVDRLHMVLEEMVVGGEIVESSIRNVLSPIHMLDTVSSR; this is encoded by the exons ATgacagagagaggagggagtataTTACGACTAATATCATATTTTTTCACTTCGTGTCTTTATATTTCCGAGGTTTATCAAGGGGTCATTAAAGTCGCGGAGAGATTCAAATGTCTTCGGTATAAG GCTGTGGTCACAATGATGCACTATATGCTTATAGTTTCTAAGGATGGTAATGTACAGTTTTCCCATTACTTCACCCACATCAACTCTAATAGTCGGACAGCTTTAGAATCCAGAGTGGCCTCGAAGTGTTTGAGTTCTGACAAAGATGCG TGCCACTTCCTAGGAGAAGGAGATCACACCCTGGTCTTCCGGTGGTTTGGCCCTTGTCTCTTCATTGTTGCTGCTGACGACACAGAAAACGAACTGATGGTTTATGAATTTCTAAGTTTATATGTCAGTGCCCTTCATAGGTATTTTGGGAAATTTTCTGAGAGACATGTTCTCTTTAATGTAGATAGGTTGCATATGGTTCTCGAGGAAATGGTAGTTGGTGGTGAGATAGTTGAATCCTCAATAAGAAATGTATTGAGTCCTATTCATATGCTTGATACAGTTTCTTCTAGATAG